TGCTAACCGAAACATTGAAACTCGTGGTTATGAGAATAATACAACAGAACGTCAAGGCGGTTCATTAGGCTTTGGGGCTCTGACATTACTTGGTTTGTTTGGTTTCATGCGTAAACGTAGTAAATAACATCCATTGATGATAATTAGCCCGAAGTCACAATCTTAGACTTCGGGTTTTTTTATACTTGAATAAAGTGAAAAGTTGTCCGATTCTTAAAGTGTCATCATGAAATGTTCGTGATGAACCCTAATGGAAAATAATAGGGTATGAGTAGTAAAGTAGTACATTTTTGAAGTATACAGACTTACATCTATGAGGACTGAACTATGAAGAGACAAAAGCGTGATCGTTTAGAGCGAGCACAATCACAAGGGTATAAAGCGGGTATTAATGGCCGCTCATCAGAAAATTGCCCATATCAAACAATGGATGCTCGCTCATGCTGGCTTGGTGGTTGGCGAGACGCTAGAGATGACAAACAGTCCGGTTTGTTTAAATAATACGGTAGAATTTAAGATTAAAGCCTCTATTTGAGGCTTTAGTTATATTTAAGGTATTAAACTAGTTTAACTAGCGCACTATAACTTGCTTGTGTGTTCCAAAAATAAAGCTACCATAGTGCTAGCTTTAAGTAATTCAATCAATAATGATTTAATTAGAATGCAGACGTATCTTGGAAAAGGCCCACTTTTAAATCTTTTGCAACATAGATTTCTTTGCCATCCACAAGAACGCGGCCATCAGCTAAACCCATTACCAATTTACGATTGATAACACGTTTAAAGTCGATTTCATACGTTACTTTTTTAGCAGTAGGGAGTACTTGTCCTGTGAATTTAACTTCACCAACACCAAGAGCTCGCCCTTTACCTTGACCACCAACCCAACCAAGGAAGAAGCCAACAAGTTGCCACATCGCATCTAAACCAAGACAACCAGGCATTACTGGATCACCAGGGAAGTGACAATCAAAGAACCATAAGTCTGGAGTAATATCTAGTTCAGCGATAACTTTGCCTTTACCAAATAAACCTTCAGTTTCAGACATTAGTGGAATACGATCCATCATCAACATGTTTGGAGCTGGTAATTGTGGGCCATTTGGACCAAATAGTTCGCCACGGCTTGATGCTAGTAAATCTTCGCGATCATATGAACTAGGTTTGTTTTGCATTAAAGTATTACTCCTAAATAAGTTATGGATATTCTAGCGAACACTTGTACGCTTATCAAGTCTGATCAGCTCTGGTTAAACCAGTTCTTAATACGACAAAATAGAGCAGAACATTGACTCGGATTATGCTCTATTTTGTCAATGTGTTGGGCAATTAAAGAGAACATCGATTCATGTTCTTCAGATTGTAATGGTAAGCCCGTTAATAATTCAACAGCTTGCTCAACATGACTAATAGGATGAATTGTAAACTGTTTTTGCTCAACAGCTCGAATCACATCATCTGAAAGTACAAGATTAATTCCATTTGTTTGTGGGATAATAACACCTTGCTCTCCAGTTAACCCGCGTTTATCACACAGCTGAAAGAAGGCTTCAATTTTTTCATTTACACCGCCAATGGGTTGCACCATACCGAACTGATCAACAGATCCTGTTATCGCTAAACTTTGATTAATCGGCGTAATAGCGAGGGCACTAAGTAATGCACATAATTCAGCAAGACTTGCGCTATCCCCATCGACTTCACAATAAGATTGTTCGAAAACCATTGAAGCAGTAAAAGGCAGTGGTTCATGTGTATCTAATTGGCTTAGTATATAAGCTTGCATAATTAACATGCCTTTCGCATGTAAATCACCACCTAACTCTACCTTTCGTTCAACATCCGATAATTCGCCATCTCCAGGGTGAACAACACAAGATATTCGCGATGGCTCACCATAAGAAATTGGATGACCAGGTACTGATACGACAGTCAAGCCGTTAATCTGCCCAATTTTTTGACCTTGAGTTTCAATATGAATATTTTGTTCTAAAATATCGTCTAAAGCTCGGGATGGTAAATAAGATTCTACGTAATATTTTGCTTCAAATGATTGTGTAAAATCATCAGCGCTAATATGTGTTTTTGATTCAGAAGCTAAAGAAGCATGCGCTAAAATAGAATTTAACCATAATAAACACAAATTAAGTCGAGTCTGATCTTCACATTCACGAGCACCTAGTTTGAGTAGGGGAAGCAACGAAGAGCCGTTTGCTAGTGGTAAATGATTATGCTTATTTGAAAGTGATTGAATTAGCTGCACATAACCAGTGACAGTGTTACTAGATAACGGTGTATCCAACTCATATTCAGAAAACATCGACATACCAGTAAGTAGATCGGGTTCTAATAGCTCTATTTCCCCTAAAAGTGCACGGTCACTAACAATAATTAATTTAACATTCGCTGTTAAATAATGGATGTTAGTCATCGGTGATTTTGAATCACTCGCGGGGATAGTAACTGAATGGCCTTGCAGCAAACTTTTTAGGCGTGGCCATAAATGAGGATTTGCAAGTAAAACACTTGGGGACATTACCAAAAAACCGCCATCGGCTTTTTGTAATAACCCAGTTTCTAACACATCACTTTTATTATGGTAAACACCAAAGAGCTCTGAGTCAGAAGCGCTTTCAACTATAATGACAGGAGGTGCTTCTGAATTTAATACGCGATTTTCAGCATTCAGTATTAGCCAATTCGCTACATATTCACGATAAACGTGATTATCTAACGCATTGATTTGCAAAATGTTAACACCATTTATACGAGAAAAATCCGCTAAAGCTTGGGTTAACCTAGGCTGAAGAGAATAGGGTGATTGTGCGTCACTGACATGGGATAAATTCAATATATCAAGAATATTATCGTACTGAGGCTCGAGTAAAAATGGCGTGTCTAACTGCATGCTTACTTATATATAAAAAATAAAAGTGATTATACATTACATAATTGCATACGTCTGATTTTTCAGTACTTACATTATCAATTAGATGAAGGTCTAATTATAGACTGATTTTATTGAAGAATAGACAAAGTCGAGTTACACTGTCACCCAAATAATCCCCCTAACATTGAGTACTTGTCTATGAAATATCAACAACTTGAAAACTTGGAAGCTGGTTGGAAATGGATGTATTTATTTAATAAACATCGTATGGGGGAATCTATTACTTGTTATATCGATTCAAGTGAAGAACAACAGATGGTTAATGTCTTTTTAAAATTAGAACATGAACCCGTTCATGTTCTTGAATGGATTCAAAAACACATGAATCCGGATTTACAAAATAAGTTAAAACAAGCGATTAGAGCAAAAAGAAAGCGTCACTTTAACGCAGAACAAGAACATACACGTAAGAAGTCTATAGATTTAGATTATAGAGTATGGGAAAAGTTGTCTCTTAGAGCACAAGAACTTGATTCAACACTCTCTGATACTATTGAGTATTTGTTAAGTGAGGCTTCTAGAACAGAAAAAGCAAGCCAAACAGTGTCATCATTAAAAGCAGATTTACATGAATTATTAAAATAAGACGTCATGTAAATCCACGATGGGCCTAAAGCACTATAACTTGATTCTTTATATCAATCAAAAAGCTCGATCACGAGCTGGTTATTTTTTATAACTAAATTAAGCTCTGCTGATTTGATAAGCGATTCTTTCAGTTTATTCGCATTAAGCTTATACGCTGGTTGGTTTGATAATCCATAGCCAATAATTGAAATCGCCGGTTTTAAGAGTGAACTTAACTCCGGAGATAATTGATTAGTTTTATCCTCAAACTTTTCCAATCGTAATGATTTTAAATAAATCTCACCTGATTCTTTACGGTATTCAGGAATCGCACTGAACTCTAAAACCAAGTCGAGAGTTTGGTTTGGTTCGTTCATCATTTGAATGTCAGCCGTCGTATTTGCATAAACACTGATTCGATCCTTATCAACACGTCCAATCTTAACATCGACATTATCAACATTCACTTGTGCGTATAATAAGCCTGGAATACCTACAGACTTATCGACATTAATTTCATCAGTTAGATAATCTGTCATTTCTTGTTCTGTAATCGAATAACTAGTACAGCCAGATAAAGAGAGTACAAACAGGAAAGAAAATAATAACTTTAAATTTTTCATAGGTATAAATATGCCTTAATAGATTTCATATATAATCGTGACAATGTAACAGTTAACTGGATGCGCGTAGTGTAACTTAAGATAATCGAATTCTATAGCCGATAAGGTTATAAACTAATAATAGATGCTAATTTAAGAATACATAATGATATAGGCATTTATTTTAACCATAATCACAGTGCGTATTATATATCTTATGTTAAATAGGGTTTAAGGTTAATGTAATGGATCATCATCTACCTGCTTTCTCTACCCTATACCATCCCAATGTTCATAACGAAGCTATTTAACTATAATCGTATTTACCATAAAATAGCTAATAATCATTAAATAATACTTCGTATTTATCTAGTGATTATTAGCCAAGCTTTAATGAATCTAAGATCAATTTTAATTCTTGTGCTCGTACTGGTTTCGAAATGAAATCATTCATACCAGCATCTATACATGTTTTCTTTTCTTCATTCATAGCATGTGCTGTTAATGCTAAGATTGGTAAATTATAACCTTTAGCTCTAATTTCTTTTGTCGCACTGATGCCATCTTTTATTGGCATAGATACATCCATTAAAATTAGGTCGAAGTTCTGATTTTTGTTTTCTATCGCTTCAACCGCCATGCATCCATTATCGACTAATGTTATTTGATGTCCTTGACCTTCAAGAAGTAATTGAATGACCGCTTGATTTGCTTTGCTGTCTTCAGCAATAAGAATATTCAGTGTTCGAGTTGATTTATCAGTCACGTCATTATTATTTAAAGTAATACGTTTTGGACATTCTTTCGTTTCTTTAAATGGTAATGTTACGGTAAAAGTACTGCCTTCATTAATGACACTTTTAACCGAAATAACACCATTCATTAGTTCAGTAAGTCGTTTTATTATAGATAAACCAAGTCCAGAACCACCGAATTGACGAGTAATTGAGCTGTCTGCTTGTACGAATGGCTGGAACAAGTTATTTAATACATCTTTGGATATACCAATTCCTGTATCCGTGATGGCTATCTTGGTTGAATTACACTCTGTTTGTGTGATATTTATCCATATAGATCCTTTTTTGGTGAATTTAACAGCGTTACCAACTAAGTTAAATATGATCTGCATGATTCTTGCTGCATCTGCTATTACGTAGTTAGGCACACTATGTGACACCGTAACAGTTAAATTTATTCCTTTATCTTTACTCTTTTCCTTGAAGTAATTCGTTGAATTAATAATAGTTTCTAATAAATCTATTGGTTGTTCATCTAAAACAAAGGTCCCAGCTTCTATCCTAGATATATCAAGAACGTCACTAATAATAGCCAGAAGAAGTTGTGCTGAAACCTCCATCTGATCAAGCCATTCGTATTGTTCTTTCGATAGAAGACTTTCGTTAAATACATCAACCATACCAAGGATTGCATTCAATGGTGTTCTTATTTCATGGCTCATCATAGCTAAAAATTGAGATTTAGCTTTGTTGGCAGTTTCAGCTTCTTGTTTCGCTTTTTGTATTTGTTGAAGCCGTTTTTTTCTTATTGATATATCTTTAGCTGTTCCTCTGTAACCAATGAGTTGTCCAGCGTCATCAAAATAAGGAGTACCACTAATGCTCATGCAAACCTGTTGCTTAAATATAGATGGCCACCATTCTAGTTCATCAAATGACTTAACCATTGATTTTGAAGATAAAATTTGAGATGTTGTTGGGTTATCATTGATTAGAGTTAATAAATTACGATCTGTGATAACAATGGTTTTAATGGTAGAGTCTGAAATATAAGTAAAATTAAAACCTAAATCAGTCTCCCAAAACCAATCCCCCGCAGATTCTGCAAAGTCTTTAAAACGATCATTACTTAAATGCAATTCTTTGGTTTTAATATTAACTAATGAATGCAATCTGTCTTTGTAATCAATATCTATAATCGCACGCTCAACTAAAGGAATGAATCGCTGCATTTTTTCTTTAGTCGAAGATGAATACATGCCAAATGTAGAACTCATTAGCATAATAATGGCATAACCAGAATGGGATTTAATACCAGTTAAAGATATAGATTCAAAATCAGATTGGATGTGTTTTGGGATAAATGAAAAGTGTGGATTATCACAAGGACTAAAAAGGACAATACTCTCATTATGACAAGCGCGATCAAATAAATCGTTATATTCCCATGCTAATGAATTAAACCGCTCATTAGTCGAGGCTAAAACTGTAAATTGTTCAACTTCAGAAGAAGAAGATAAAACGATGGCGTTGTCGAAGGGAACAAATTTTTTAACGACATCAAGTAATTCATTAAAAATATCCTGCTTGGTTTGAGCATCAGAGATAGCAGATAACCCACTTAAAATAGCTTCATTTTCTTTGTATAAATGCGCCTCTCTTTCTTTACTCCGTTTTAATTCTAATAATGCTTCCTGAAGCTGTTCTTTTTCCGTGTAGTCCTTCACTTTATGCACCTAATAATGGAATAAAACAGCTGAAACCATCAAATTACCGTGGGCATTTTCTCCACCAGTAAATCGACCTTGTTCGCCAAAAGTAAATGGACAAATATAAGAGGTATTATGCATAGCATCATTTAGTGACTGGCAAACATCTGACATGTACGTATTAATATGCATCATTGAACCAGCGCAAAAAATATTTATCCCTCCAACAGGTTCAAATTTATCGTTTTTCATGCAGATAGCGGAATCGATCACTCTTTTAGGTCGAGAAATAATTTGCTCTGTATCACCTATCATTAGGAATAATTCTTCCCCTTCATTTATTTTAGCGAAGCACTCCATCCCTCCATCATGAGTAAATTTCACTGGATGAGCTAATTTAAAATAAGGTACCGAGTACATAGTTCCTGCTACTCTTCCCAACGGGTATTGGGTCACTCGTTCTAACAGATTCTTAGTATCCCCAATTTGCATTGGTATTTCTGTCCATTCTTTATAAACATCAATAACCGGTTTATTATCAATTTCATATATTGTTCGGCCATTGGTTTTTGTCGCTATTCCTGATATACCAGAATTGGCATAACCCGAATGAAATGAATAAGAAACTTTACACGTTGGGTAAAATACAGAAATTGAAATACCTTGGTTTGTTTCACCCTGCTGAGTAAAAATGGACCAGTTTCCCTTTGCGTAATCATCCGCAGCAGAACCGCCAATTAATGGTACTGGTGTACCAAAAAATGCATCAATTGTTTCAATTATTTTTTCTTCATACCCTGGTGTTGCATGTAATAATATTAATGATGGCAACTCACCATATCTCGTGCTATCAGCAATCGCTTGATTTAAAACCTGCTTAGTTAACTGACTAACATCATGAAATTCACTTGGTAATTCCAGAATTCCAGTGCCATAACTTCCTTTGACATCAGTTAATACCCATAATCCAAGTGATGAATGAGAAGAGAAACCATCATCCGTCATTACTCCTTTACATGAAGTACACCCATGTATTTTACTGTTAGGGAATTGCTCTTTTAAATAATCAAGAATCTTCTTACTGTTATAATTCTCTGTGAAATAACAAAGAATGATACTTGGTGGTATGGTCGATATATTGAGTTGACTAACACACTCTTTTATCGCTTCTGTTGAGTCATTTAATTGAGAAACACTGGTAATTATCTGCATAAATTGTCCAATTTTCATTACTTAATTATGCCACTCAAAGATAATTACCTGTGAATGCCTATTAAATAGGCATTTAAATCATAACCTATTGATATGTTTTATTTTTCTGAAGTAAATGTCACACTTATGCCTTTCTCGGCGTTTGAGAAATTTACTTGCCATGTCATTTTATTATGTGTGCATTGAGGTACAAAAGTTGAGTATGACATTTGCTGTTCAAGCTCTGTTGGTATTGTAAACTTTAGAGATCCCATTTGCATACCTACACTTGTCGCTTCTGCGATCCAGTTTGAATCTAAACCATCCGTTAACAACCTCAGTGTAGCATGTTGCATAATTGGTCTTTTTTCGACATCAATACTAACCTGTTTTCCGTCTACATTAAATGAACAGGCTTGCTTTGATATATCGCATAAAGCGGTTGTTTTTATAGTTGATTTAATCGGATTATTTTCTTCATAGGTAATTGTTCTCCATGTAAATGCTGAAATTAACACAACTAATAAGAATATAAG
The Aliivibrio salmonicida LFI1238 genome window above contains:
- the rmf gene encoding ribosome modulation factor, with translation MKRQKRDRLERAQSQGYKAGINGRSSENCPYQTMDARSCWLGGWRDARDDKQSGLFK
- the fabA gene encoding bifunctional 3-hydroxydecanoyl-ACP dehydratase/trans-2-decenoyl-ACP isomerase, producing the protein MQNKPSSYDREDLLASSRGELFGPNGPQLPAPNMLMMDRIPLMSETEGLFGKGKVIAELDITPDLWFFDCHFPGDPVMPGCLGLDAMWQLVGFFLGWVGGQGKGRALGVGEVKFTGQVLPTAKKVTYEIDFKRVINRKLVMGLADGRVLVDGKEIYVAKDLKVGLFQDTSAF
- a CDS encoding AAA family ATPase; its protein translation is MQLDTPFLLEPQYDNILDILNLSHVSDAQSPYSLQPRLTQALADFSRINGVNILQINALDNHVYREYVANWLILNAENRVLNSEAPPVIIVESASDSELFGVYHNKSDVLETGLLQKADGGFLVMSPSVLLANPHLWPRLKSLLQGHSVTIPASDSKSPMTNIHYLTANVKLIIVSDRALLGEIELLEPDLLTGMSMFSEYELDTPLSSNTVTGYVQLIQSLSNKHNHLPLANGSSLLPLLKLGARECEDQTRLNLCLLWLNSILAHASLASESKTHISADDFTQSFEAKYYVESYLPSRALDDILEQNIHIETQGQKIGQINGLTVVSVPGHPISYGEPSRISCVVHPGDGELSDVERKVELGGDLHAKGMLIMQAYILSQLDTHEPLPFTASMVFEQSYCEVDGDSASLAELCALLSALAITPINQSLAITGSVDQFGMVQPIGGVNEKIEAFFQLCDKRGLTGEQGVIIPQTNGINLVLSDDVIRAVEQKQFTIHPISHVEQAVELLTGLPLQSEEHESMFSLIAQHIDKIEHNPSQCSALFCRIKNWFNQS
- the matP gene encoding macrodomain Ter protein MatP; amino-acid sequence: MKYQQLENLEAGWKWMYLFNKHRMGESITCYIDSSEEQQMVNVFLKLEHEPVHVLEWIQKHMNPDLQNKLKQAIRAKRKRHFNAEQEHTRKKSIDLDYRVWEKLSLRAQELDSTLSDTIEYLLSEASRTEKASQTVSSLKADLHELLK
- a CDS encoding DUF1439 domain-containing protein — translated: MKNLKLLFSFLFVLSLSGCTSYSITEQEMTDYLTDEINVDKSVGIPGLLYAQVNVDNVDVKIGRVDKDRISVYANTTADIQMMNEPNQTLDLVLEFSAIPEYRKESGEIYLKSLRLEKFEDKTNQLSPELSSLLKPAISIIGYGLSNQPAYKLNANKLKESLIKSAELNLVIKNNQLVIELFD
- a CDS encoding ATP-binding protein, which gives rise to MKDYTEKEQLQEALLELKRSKEREAHLYKENEAILSGLSAISDAQTKQDIFNELLDVVKKFVPFDNAIVLSSSSEVEQFTVLASTNERFNSLAWEYNDLFDRACHNESIVLFSPCDNPHFSFIPKHIQSDFESISLTGIKSHSGYAIIMLMSSTFGMYSSSTKEKMQRFIPLVERAIIDIDYKDRLHSLVNIKTKELHLSNDRFKDFAESAGDWFWETDLGFNFTYISDSTIKTIVITDRNLLTLINDNPTTSQILSSKSMVKSFDELEWWPSIFKQQVCMSISGTPYFDDAGQLIGYRGTAKDISIRKKRLQQIQKAKQEAETANKAKSQFLAMMSHEIRTPLNAILGMVDVFNESLLSKEQYEWLDQMEVSAQLLLAIISDVLDISRIEAGTFVLDEQPIDLLETIINSTNYFKEKSKDKGINLTVTVSHSVPNYVIADAARIMQIIFNLVGNAVKFTKKGSIWINITQTECNSTKIAITDTGIGISKDVLNNLFQPFVQADSSITRQFGGSGLGLSIIKRLTELMNGVISVKSVINEGSTFTVTLPFKETKECPKRITLNNNDVTDKSTRTLNILIAEDSKANQAVIQLLLEGQGHQITLVDNGCMAVEAIENKNQNFDLILMDVSMPIKDGISATKEIRAKGYNLPILALTAHAMNEEKKTCIDAGMNDFISKPVRAQELKLILDSLKLG
- a CDS encoding FIST signal transduction protein, coding for MQIITSVSQLNDSTEAIKECVSQLNISTIPPSIILCYFTENYNSKKILDYLKEQFPNSKIHGCTSCKGVMTDDGFSSHSSLGLWVLTDVKGSYGTGILELPSEFHDVSQLTKQVLNQAIADSTRYGELPSLILLHATPGYEEKIIETIDAFFGTPVPLIGGSAADDYAKGNWSIFTQQGETNQGISISVFYPTCKVSYSFHSGYANSGISGIATKTNGRTIYEIDNKPVIDVYKEWTEIPMQIGDTKNLLERVTQYPLGRVAGTMYSVPYFKLAHPVKFTHDGGMECFAKINEGEELFLMIGDTEQIISRPKRVIDSAICMKNDKFEPVGGINIFCAGSMMHINTYMSDVCQSLNDAMHNTSYICPFTFGEQGRFTGGENAHGNLMVSAVLFHY